The Flavobacterium jumunjinense genome includes a region encoding these proteins:
- a CDS encoding iron ABC transporter permease, whose amino-acid sequence MTIVNISLGSISIPFKEVVNCLIGNEVSKSSWEYIILNFRLPKAITAILVGIALSISGLLMQTLFRNPLAGPYVLGLSSGASLGVAVVLLGSSVLPTALASLFLSSYGLVVASGLGSAMVLIAVLFVSQRLKDTMSILIVGLMFGSITNAVVSILSYFTTAEQLQKYTFWTLGSLGNLSWSDVTLLSIITFIGIALSFLVIKPLDALLLGEKYANSLGVNFKRTRYIILFATSILAGSITAFVGPIAFIGLAVPHIAKLVFQTSNHFVLFWSTSLLGAIILLFCDIVAQFPGNDITLPINAITSIIGAPIVVWLLVRKRRIA is encoded by the coding sequence CTGACTATTGTAAACATAAGCTTGGGCTCTATTAGTATTCCTTTCAAAGAAGTAGTTAATTGTTTAATAGGCAATGAAGTGTCTAAAAGTTCATGGGAATATATCATTCTTAATTTTAGGTTACCCAAAGCAATCACAGCTATTTTAGTTGGAATAGCATTGTCTATTAGTGGTTTATTGATGCAAACCTTATTTCGAAATCCGTTGGCTGGTCCTTATGTATTAGGGTTGAGTTCGGGAGCAAGCTTGGGTGTTGCTGTTGTACTATTAGGTTCTAGTGTGTTGCCAACAGCCTTAGCCTCTTTATTTTTATCTTCTTACGGACTAGTGGTAGCTTCTGGTTTGGGAAGTGCGATGGTTTTAATTGCCGTATTGTTTGTTTCCCAACGTTTAAAAGACACCATGTCGATCTTGATTGTGGGTTTAATGTTTGGAAGTATTACCAATGCTGTAGTTTCTATTTTATCCTATTTTACCACTGCCGAACAATTACAGAAATATACGTTCTGGACATTAGGGAGTTTGGGCAATTTGAGTTGGAGCGATGTTACTTTGCTTTCCATCATTACTTTTATAGGCATTGCCCTTAGTTTTTTAGTCATTAAACCTTTAGATGCCTTATTATTGGGTGAAAAATATGCCAATAGTTTAGGTGTTAACTTTAAAAGAACACGCTATATTATTCTTTTTGCTACCAGTATTTTAGCAGGAAGCATCACTGCTTTTGTAGGTCCTATTGCTTTTATTGGTTTGGCTGTGCCTCACATAGCTAAGTTAGTTTTCCAAACGAGTAATCATTTTGTATTGTTTTGGAGTACGTCTTTACTTGGTGCTATTATTTTATTGTTTTGTGATATTGTAGCGCAATTTCCTGGTAACGACATTACGTTGCCTATTAACGCCATTACCTCTATTATTGGTGCTCCTATTGTAGTATGGTTGTTGGTACGAAAGAGAAGAATTGCGTGA
- a CDS encoding ABC transporter substrate-binding protein, whose product MQSTFKIVFLASFLFISCKKNTEVTPTKISTAENSIKHATGLDIFKYEDYSIVKVKTPWPEATAGYTYVLKKANAKLPDSLQKYTAITVPLINLVVTSTTIIPFLEMLDSETKLMGFPHTDYISSPKTRTLIEKGRIRDVGQNENLNIELLFDMQPEAIVTFGVDNTNKMVDKLVANGLKVLFQADWMEQSPLGKAEWIKFYGALLGKEKEANTIYTKIEKDYTDALTLMHDVAPKQTVMYGSLYKDQWFVARGNSWIAQFLNDAKTNYLWSDIPGTGSQPLSFESVFDKAQHADIWITNGAIESLAQLTKENHHYKKFDAYQSKQIYTFESQKGATGGTIYYELAPSRPDLVLKDFIKIFHPDVLPNYTFTFAKKLD is encoded by the coding sequence ATGCAATCTACTTTCAAAATAGTATTCTTGGCTAGTTTCCTTTTTATTAGCTGTAAGAAAAACACCGAAGTTACTCCTACAAAAATTAGTACCGCAGAAAACAGCATTAAACATGCTACTGGTTTGGATATTTTTAAATATGAAGATTACTCCATTGTAAAAGTAAAAACACCTTGGCCAGAAGCAACGGCTGGATATACCTATGTGTTGAAAAAGGCGAATGCAAAACTACCCGATAGTTTACAAAAATATACTGCTATTACTGTACCGCTAATAAACTTGGTGGTTACCTCAACTACCATTATTCCTTTTTTAGAAATGCTCGATAGTGAAACCAAACTGATGGGTTTTCCGCATACCGATTATATTTCGTCTCCAAAAACTAGGACTTTAATTGAAAAAGGACGAATTAGAGATGTAGGACAAAATGAAAACTTGAACATCGAATTATTGTTTGATATGCAACCCGAAGCGATTGTTACTTTTGGTGTTGACAACACGAATAAAATGGTCGACAAATTAGTTGCAAACGGATTGAAAGTACTATTTCAAGCCGATTGGATGGAGCAATCTCCTTTAGGAAAAGCAGAATGGATTAAATTTTATGGAGCGTTATTAGGTAAAGAAAAAGAAGCAAATACTATTTATACTAAAATTGAAAAAGATTATACAGACGCTTTAACTTTAATGCACGATGTAGCTCCAAAACAAACGGTTATGTATGGTTCCCTTTACAAAGACCAATGGTTTGTAGCACGTGGCAACAGTTGGATAGCCCAATTTTTAAACGATGCTAAAACCAATTATTTGTGGAGCGACATTCCAGGAACAGGAAGTCAGCCGTTGTCTTTTGAAAGTGTTTTTGACAAAGCGCAACATGCTGATATTTGGATTACCAATGGAGCTATTGAATCGCTTGCGCAACTCACAAAAGAGAATCATCATTATAAGAAATTTGATGCCTACCAATCCAAACAAATCTATACTTTTGAAAGTCAAAAAGGAGCAACGGGTGGTACTATTTATTACGAATTGGCTCCAAGTAGACCCGATTTGGTTTTGAAAGATTTTATAAAAATATTTCATCCCGATGTTTTACCCAATTATACCTTTACCTTTGCCAAAAAGTTAGACTAG
- a CDS encoding DUF5522 domain-containing protein encodes MNSVREKTCSVCQNTFGCGNPSETVRCWCNELPPIFNLDNITDCLCPKCLKQATIKKIDDYVSTISPENSRNNIAKDLPKTTQLVEDIDYYLENGNYVFSKWFHLKRGSCCGNKCRHCPYN; translated from the coding sequence ATGAATTCGGTTAGAGAAAAAACATGTAGCGTGTGCCAAAACACCTTTGGCTGCGGTAATCCATCAGAAACGGTTCGTTGTTGGTGTAATGAACTGCCACCTATTTTTAATTTGGATAACATAACAGACTGTTTGTGCCCCAAATGTTTGAAACAAGCAACGATTAAAAAAATAGACGATTATGTGAGTACTATTTCACCTGAAAATAGTCGTAACAATATAGCTAAGGATTTGCCTAAAACGACACAGCTCGTGGAAGATATCGATTACTATTTAGAAAACGGGAATTATGTGTTTTCTAAATGGTTTCATTTAAAAAGAGGAAGCTGTTGCGGGAATAAGTGTAGACATTGTCCGTATAATTAG
- a CDS encoding four helix bundle protein, which yields MRDNIVKTKSFDFAVRIVRLYQYLTNDKREYVLSKQVLRSGTSIGAMVREAEHAESKLDFIHKFAIAQKETNETIYWLELLKVTDYLNEKEYENMVNDATSILKLITSIIKTTKSQINTN from the coding sequence ATGCGTGATAACATTGTAAAGACTAAGAGTTTCGATTTTGCGGTTCGTATTGTTCGGTTATACCAATATTTAACCAATGATAAAAGAGAGTATGTGCTTTCAAAGCAGGTATTAAGAAGTGGAACAAGTATTGGAGCAATGGTTCGTGAAGCGGAACATGCGGAAAGTAAATTAGATTTTATACATAAATTTGCTATAGCACAAAAAGAGACAAATGAAACGATATATTGGTTAGAACTACTAAAAGTAACTGATTATTTAAATGAAAAAGAGTATGAGAATATGGTTAATGACGCAACATCAATATTAAAACTAATAACGAGCATCATCAAAACAACAAAATCACAAATCAATACAAACTAA
- a CDS encoding bifunctional adenosylcobinamide kinase/adenosylcobinamide-phosphate guanylyltransferase, translating into MFYLITGGERSGKSGYGQDLALSLSKNPMYVATARNWDGDFQKRIDRHQSDRDENWVNIEKEKHLSEIDFSGKVAMIDCVTLWLTNFFVDTKNDVELCLEQAKKEIELVLQQEDITIIIITNEIGMGVHAATHVGRKFTELQGWMNQYLAKKADKVVLMVSGIPVPVK; encoded by the coding sequence ATGTTTTATTTAATAACAGGAGGAGAACGTTCAGGGAAAAGCGGTTACGGACAAGATTTAGCGCTTTCTTTATCAAAAAATCCGATGTATGTAGCTACCGCACGCAATTGGGATGGTGATTTTCAAAAAAGAATTGACCGACACCAAAGCGACAGAGACGAAAACTGGGTCAATATCGAAAAAGAAAAACACCTTAGCGAAATTGATTTCTCTGGTAAAGTAGCTATGATAGATTGCGTAACACTTTGGTTAACCAACTTTTTCGTAGATACTAAAAACGATGTAGAATTGTGTTTAGAACAAGCCAAAAAAGAAATCGAATTGGTTCTCCAACAAGAAGATATTACAATCATAATAATCACCAATGAAATCGGAATGGGTGTTCATGCAGCGACACATGTAGGTAGAAAATTCACCGAGTTACAAGGTTGGATGAACCAATATTTAGCTAAAAAAGCAGATAAAGTAGTACTAATGGTTTCGGGAATTCCTGTGCCAGTTAAATAA
- a CDS encoding Dph6-related ATP pyrophosphatase translates to MKVLSSWSGGKDSCFALMKSVAEGLQPTVLLNMMNENGKVSRSHGIPLSILEQQAAQMGVALVAVPASWSQYEENYIATLHKIKEEYKIEGVVFGDIDLEPHREWEEKVCKAADLKAFLPLWQQNRIDLVNQMQDQGIETMIVSCNLEMGESYLGKLLTKELALELEAKGIDPCGENGEFHTLVINCPLFKNRIQLPKFEVKTYENYCFVVWEV, encoded by the coding sequence ATGAAAGTTTTAAGTTCGTGGAGTGGAGGCAAAGACAGTTGTTTTGCTTTAATGAAAAGTGTAGCAGAAGGATTACAGCCAACAGTATTATTAAACATGATGAATGAAAACGGAAAAGTATCGCGTTCGCACGGTATTCCGTTGTCTATTTTAGAACAACAAGCGGCTCAAATGGGAGTTGCTTTAGTTGCTGTTCCAGCTTCGTGGTCACAATACGAAGAAAATTACATTGCTACTTTACACAAAATTAAAGAGGAGTACAAAATTGAAGGGGTAGTTTTTGGAGATATTGATTTAGAACCACACCGAGAGTGGGAAGAAAAAGTATGCAAAGCAGCTGATTTAAAAGCTTTTTTACCTTTGTGGCAACAAAACAGAATCGATTTAGTTAACCAAATGCAAGACCAAGGTATTGAAACAATGATTGTTTCCTGTAATTTGGAAATGGGAGAAAGTTATTTGGGAAAACTATTAACAAAAGAATTAGCTTTAGAATTAGAAGCAAAAGGAATTGATCCTTGTGGAGAAAATGGAGAATTTCACACCTTAGTTATTAATTGTCCCTTATTTAAAAACCGAATACAATTGCCTAAATTTGAAGTCAAAACCTATGAGAATTACTGTTTTGTAGTTTGGGAGGTTTAG
- the cobT gene encoding nicotinate-nucleotide--dimethylbenzimidazole phosphoribosyltransferase, with product MKDLYEIIASRRDTRHFTTDKVPNEVLEKAIAAGHDAPSVGLTDATCYYIIESDTIKKKIKELFLAYHEKAANATDDEAQKESYLKLKLEAIEEAPIGMVIAYDRSVLDSFTIGTVGSNEAIKFSAVCSAQNIWLSLTEQGYSMGWVSILNYYDFKTILNIPEHIEPLGYFCIGKPATDYGNQPMLQQLQWKEKMAEANVIKVEEMSEVDTKKTPLATSKSTTTEDLAEQLRYKIDQKTKPEGALGLLEKLALQIGLVFKTETPHIQNPHIVVFAADHGIANHGVSAYPQEVTRQMITNFLEGGAAINVFCKQNNIALEIVDAGVNYDFPTNTNLINKKVAKGTQSFLQTAAMSHTEMELCFKNGAAIVNEIYQKGSNCIGFGEMGIGNTSTASVLLSVLTPFTIEECVGKGTGVANEKLENKIKILSKAILNYTGSNDFEELVAYFGGFEILQMAGGMLQAYENNMLILVDGFISSVAFLIAYKKSPAIKANAIFCHCSEEKAHKALLNYLEVEPILHLNMRLGEGSGCAVAFPVIQSAIIFLNEMASFESAGVSNK from the coding sequence ATGAAAGATTTATACGAAATAATAGCCTCAAGAAGAGATACCCGACATTTTACTACTGATAAAGTGCCAAACGAAGTACTCGAAAAAGCCATAGCAGCTGGACACGATGCTCCTTCTGTGGGCTTAACCGATGCTACTTGTTATTATATTATAGAATCGGATACGATTAAAAAGAAAATAAAGGAATTGTTTTTGGCTTATCATGAAAAAGCAGCGAATGCAACCGATGATGAAGCGCAAAAAGAATCCTATTTGAAATTAAAATTAGAAGCCATTGAAGAAGCACCTATCGGAATGGTGATTGCTTATGATCGATCTGTTTTAGATTCGTTTACCATTGGAACTGTTGGTAGTAACGAAGCTATAAAATTCAGTGCGGTTTGCTCAGCACAAAATATTTGGTTGTCTTTAACCGAACAAGGCTATTCTATGGGCTGGGTTTCTATTTTAAATTATTACGATTTTAAAACCATCCTAAATATTCCAGAACACATTGAACCTTTGGGCTATTTTTGTATTGGAAAACCAGCAACCGATTATGGCAACCAACCCATGTTGCAACAATTGCAATGGAAAGAGAAGATGGCTGAGGCCAATGTGATTAAGGTGGAAGAAATGAGCGAAGTTGATACTAAAAAGACACCTTTAGCAACTAGTAAAAGTACTACTACTGAAGATTTAGCGGAACAATTACGCTATAAAATAGACCAAAAAACCAAACCCGAAGGAGCTTTAGGACTTTTAGAAAAATTGGCCTTACAAATTGGATTGGTTTTTAAAACGGAAACACCACACATTCAAAATCCACATATTGTTGTCTTTGCTGCCGATCACGGTATTGCAAATCATGGTGTGAGTGCCTATCCACAAGAAGTAACCCGTCAAATGATAACTAATTTCTTGGAAGGTGGTGCAGCCATCAATGTTTTCTGCAAACAAAACAACATTGCCTTAGAAATTGTGGATGCTGGAGTGAATTATGATTTTCCAACGAATACAAACCTTATTAACAAAAAAGTAGCCAAAGGCACACAATCCTTTTTACAGACGGCAGCCATGAGTCACACCGAAATGGAGTTGTGTTTTAAAAACGGAGCGGCTATTGTAAATGAAATTTATCAAAAAGGTTCGAATTGTATTGGTTTTGGGGAAATGGGTATTGGGAATACATCAACAGCTTCGGTATTACTATCGGTTTTAACTCCTTTTACTATTGAAGAATGTGTAGGAAAAGGAACAGGTGTTGCTAATGAAAAATTGGAAAACAAAATAAAAATCCTTTCAAAAGCGATTCTAAATTACACAGGTTCAAATGATTTTGAAGAACTTGTTGCTTATTTCGGAGGATTTGAAATTTTGCAAATGGCAGGAGGAATGTTGCAAGCTTATGAAAATAACATGCTCATTTTAGTAGACGGATTTATTTCGAGTGTTGCCTTTTTAATTGCTTACAAAAAGAGTCCAGCAATAAAAGCAAATGCTATATTTTGTCATTGTTCTGAAGAAAAAGCACATAAGGCCTTACTAAATTATTTAGAAGTCGAACCCATTTTGCATTTAAACATGCGATTAGGAGAGGGCAGTGGTTGTGCGGTTGCATTTCCAGTTATACAATCGGCAATAATCTTTTTAAATGAAATGGCTAGTTTTGAAAGCGCAGGTGTAAGTAATAAATAA
- a CDS encoding adenosylcobinamide-GDP ribazoletransferase, which produces MKKEIDIFFTAMMFYTRIPCPKNITHDPDYLNKATRYFPLIGWIVGLISGIVFIAFSQILPVTIAVLLSMIASVLTTGAFHEDGFADVCDGFGGGWTKEKILKIMKDSAIGAYGAIGILLLLVLKFTVLVEVLAMQSNPVAIILIFITAHAISRWAAATIIFTHNYVREDELSKSKPIAKSYSWKEVFGTAFFGLFPLLYFIYYNYKIALVLLPVFVFRWYLARYFKKWIGGYTGDCLGATQQVCEVVFYISILALWKFI; this is translated from the coding sequence ATGAAAAAAGAAATCGATATATTTTTTACGGCAATGATGTTCTATACTAGAATTCCTTGCCCTAAAAATATCACACATGATCCCGATTATTTAAACAAAGCCACACGTTATTTTCCTTTAATAGGCTGGATTGTTGGATTAATTTCTGGGATAGTTTTTATTGCTTTTTCCCAAATTTTGCCTGTAACAATTGCTGTTTTGTTAAGTATGATTGCTAGTGTTTTAACCACAGGAGCTTTTCACGAAGACGGTTTTGCCGATGTTTGCGATGGTTTTGGTGGTGGTTGGACCAAAGAGAAGATCTTAAAAATAATGAAAGACAGTGCTATTGGTGCTTATGGTGCAATTGGAATCTTACTTTTATTAGTACTGAAATTTACGGTTTTAGTTGAGGTTTTAGCAATGCAATCCAATCCTGTTGCAATCATTTTGATTTTTATAACCGCACATGCTATAAGTCGCTGGGCAGCAGCAACGATTATTTTTACGCACAATTATGTTCGTGAAGACGAATTGAGTAAAAGTAAACCTATTGCTAAAAGTTATTCTTGGAAAGAGGTTTTCGGAACTGCTTTTTTCGGACTATTCCCTTTATTGTATTTCATTTATTATAATTATAAAATTGCTTTAGTGCTTTTGCCTGTTTTTGTATTTCGATGGTATTTAGCACGTTATTTTAAAAAATGGATTGGTGGTTATACAGGAGATTGCTTGGGAGCTACCCAACAAGTGTGTGAAGTAGTATTTTATATTTCAATTTTAGCCTTATGGAAGTTTATTTAA
- the cobC gene encoding alpha-ribazole phosphatase, with amino-acid sequence MEVYLIRHTETVCEKGICYGQADVALLTSFEEQFQSIKKELGNEKMVFYSSPLQRCLQLAAYLTKDTIEVDKRLMEMHFGNWELQLWDDIPKEELNPWMEDFVSVQVPNGESFEVLYERVLSFIDDLKKQEHEKAVIVTHAGVIRSFLCYQQDLALKEAFQNKVTFGQIIKITL; translated from the coding sequence ATGGAAGTTTATTTAATTCGACATACAGAAACCGTTTGTGAAAAAGGCATTTGTTACGGTCAAGCCGATGTGGCACTTTTAACATCTTTTGAGGAACAATTTCAAAGTATAAAAAAAGAGCTAGGAAATGAAAAAATGGTTTTCTATTCTAGTCCTTTACAACGATGTTTGCAATTAGCAGCATATCTTACAAAAGATACAATAGAAGTAGATAAACGCCTAATGGAAATGCATTTTGGGAATTGGGAATTACAACTTTGGGATGACATTCCAAAAGAAGAACTGAATCCATGGATGGAAGATTTTGTTTCGGTTCAAGTTCCTAATGGAGAATCTTTTGAGGTATTGTATGAAAGAGTCCTTTCTTTTATTGATGACTTAAAAAAACAAGAACATGAAAAAGCAGTTATTGTAACACACGCAGGAGTTATAAGAAGCTTTTTATGCTACCAACAAGACTTAGCTTTAAAAGAAGCTTTCCAAAATAAAGTTACCTTTGGACAAATTATTAAAATAACACTTTAA
- a CDS encoding TonB-dependent receptor plug domain-containing protein, with protein MNIKFIRWSVCAAFLTSISYAQEIDTLKVNQLNEVVVSDTKFEQKREKSGKIIDVISTKDLEARKGQSVAQVLNQVAGLEVNGSNSSAGKNLEYYIRGGRSRQVLIIIDGNPVNDATSIASTYDLRLLPVEQIEKIEILKGSSSVLYGSGAATGVISITTKKAKKDKLSGNAYFNIGTQNTVEKTNLNGQEFNQGFGVNGNIGKLSFNTTLNSTEVDGFSQATGDNFERDYFSRINLNQQLGYKYSEKLKLDAFINYDKLISENDLGAFQDSDVDKYDAEQVRVGFRPNYKYNKGEAYLNVAFANLERNYDSYSSWAMTTDETYYKSRTINADLVNKLDLFKGFHLITGVQSQFMDMFQTGALGEVDNKITKFNVVDPYFTAVYNSDFGLNVNAGARLNIHSKYGSNLVYNVNPSFYLEKYKLRVLSSFSTAYITPTLYQLYSQYGNLELKPEENATAEVGFEKSFLNNKIVLNAVGFYRVEENKMNFISLSAAPWGQYQNVENKINAKGIETNVTYSPIEKIKVTANYTFTEVENEDKLLQLIPKHKFNAGVDVAITNKLKWSAQYQYTNQKIDLFYNSAISATQKIDLDSYQIVNSNISYKLNNYTSFFAGVTNLLDVEFVEKIGYSTRGRNFKLGVNLQF; from the coding sequence ATGAACATTAAGTTTATTAGATGGAGTGTGTGTGCAGCATTCTTAACGAGTATTTCTTATGCACAAGAAATTGATACTTTAAAAGTAAATCAATTGAATGAAGTTGTTGTATCTGATACAAAATTCGAGCAAAAAAGAGAAAAATCAGGAAAAATTATTGATGTAATTTCTACAAAAGATCTAGAAGCTAGAAAAGGACAATCTGTAGCTCAAGTGCTAAATCAAGTAGCAGGTTTAGAGGTTAACGGAAGTAATAGTTCGGCAGGTAAAAATTTAGAATACTACATTAGAGGAGGAAGAAGCCGTCAAGTGTTGATTATTATTGATGGTAATCCTGTAAATGATGCAACAAGTATCGCTTCTACTTATGATTTACGTTTGTTGCCTGTAGAGCAAATTGAGAAAATTGAAATTTTAAAAGGATCGTCAAGTGTATTATATGGTTCTGGGGCTGCTACGGGTGTAATTAGTATTACTACAAAAAAAGCAAAGAAAGATAAATTATCGGGGAATGCTTACTTCAATATTGGTACACAAAATACAGTTGAAAAAACAAACCTAAATGGTCAAGAATTTAATCAAGGATTTGGTGTAAACGGAAACATTGGTAAGTTGAGTTTTAATACAACTCTAAATAGTACTGAGGTGGATGGTTTTAGTCAGGCAACAGGAGACAACTTTGAAAGAGATTATTTTTCAAGGATTAATTTAAATCAACAATTAGGATATAAATATTCAGAAAAATTAAAATTAGACGCGTTTATTAATTACGATAAGTTAATTTCTGAGAACGATTTGGGAGCTTTTCAAGATTCTGATGTAGATAAATATGATGCAGAACAGGTAAGAGTTGGTTTTAGACCTAATTATAAATATAATAAAGGAGAAGCCTATTTAAATGTTGCTTTTGCTAATCTAGAGCGTAATTATGATTCCTATAGTTCATGGGCAATGACAACCGATGAAACATATTATAAGTCTAGAACCATTAATGCAGATTTAGTGAATAAATTAGATTTGTTTAAAGGGTTTCACTTAATTACAGGAGTTCAATCTCAATTCATGGATATGTTTCAAACAGGTGCTTTGGGAGAAGTAGATAATAAAATAACAAAGTTTAATGTAGTAGACCCTTATTTTACAGCAGTTTATAATAGCGATTTTGGATTGAACGTAAATGCTGGTGCGCGTTTAAATATTCATAGTAAATATGGAAGTAATTTGGTTTATAATGTGAACCCTTCATTCTACCTAGAAAAATATAAACTAAGAGTATTGTCATCATTTAGTACTGCATATATTACGCCAACCTTGTATCAGTTATATTCTCAATATGGGAATTTAGAATTAAAACCAGAAGAAAATGCAACAGCAGAAGTAGGGTTTGAAAAAAGTTTCTTAAATAATAAAATAGTTTTAAATGCAGTTGGATTTTATAGAGTAGAAGAAAACAAAATGAATTTTATTTCTTTATCTGCAGCTCCATGGGGACAATACCAAAATGTTGAAAATAAAATTAATGCAAAAGGTATTGAAACAAATGTAACTTATTCTCCAATTGAGAAAATTAAAGTAACAGCGAATTATACTTTTACAGAAGTAGAAAATGAAGATAAATTACTACAGTTAATTCCTAAACATAAATTCAATGCAGGAGTAGATGTTGCGATTACGAATAAATTGAAATGGTCTGCACAGTATCAGTATACCAATCAAAAAATCGATTTATTTTATAATTCAGCTATTTCTGCTACTCAAAAAATCGATTTAGATTCATATCAAATTGTAAATTCAAATATTTCTTATAAATTAAATAATTATACTTCTTTTTTTGCAGGTGTAACCAATTTGTTAGATGTTGAATTTGTTGAAAAGATAGGATATTCTACTCGAGGTAGAAATTTTAAATTGGGAGTGAATCTTCAGTTCTAA